A region of Faecalibacterium taiwanense DNA encodes the following proteins:
- a CDS encoding beta-glucoside-specific PTS transporter subunit IIABC, whose product MKNYKQTASDVLRLVGGEKNVVQVEHCSTRLRFTLADTSKVDAAALKKTAGVMGVISSGPQCQVVIGNDVIEVYDELLKLGTFNAGQAAAPAAPKGKKEIGDIILDYMVGIFQPLVPAIAGAGVLKALMVLLSTLGLMSSGDIAYKVFVGVADAALYYLPVMVAFTTATKFNCNKLVSVALAAAMIHPSVSALLATEGGAYFLGIKLQNIAYGGQVFPAILTVIFMSFIEKWANKWCPKAIRVFFVPMLCFGIGFPVALVVLGPLGYNIGALLTTVILALYNTLGWLAVALLAAVLPFMISMGMHKALVPYAVASISDPGFEMLYMPASLAHNISEGGACLGVALKTKDENLRATAISAGISGLFGITEPALYGVTLQHKKVMMSVVVSSFIGGLFVGLMKVKAFVAMGPGLAGMAMFVDPDNGKNILWAAVGLVISVVASFALSFFLYKDETPAEDETAAPAPETAADAAAADSTISSPLQGKAIALEEVKDEVFSQKILGDGIAVVPEKGELYAPADGVIESVFGTKHAISMKTNAGAELLMHIGMDTVKRDGKGFDPQVKDGETVKKGQLLMKFDLDGIKADGYDVTTPIVVTNADEFTIKTVAEGAVVPGAALLKLEANK is encoded by the coding sequence ATGAAGAACTACAAGCAGACTGCCTCCGACGTGCTGCGTCTGGTTGGCGGCGAGAAGAACGTTGTGCAGGTCGAGCACTGCTCCACCCGCCTGCGCTTCACTCTGGCAGACACCTCCAAGGTGGATGCTGCAGCCCTGAAAAAGACTGCCGGTGTTATGGGCGTTATTTCCAGCGGCCCGCAGTGTCAGGTGGTCATCGGCAACGATGTCATCGAAGTGTACGATGAGCTGCTCAAGCTGGGCACCTTCAACGCAGGTCAGGCTGCAGCTCCCGCTGCCCCCAAGGGCAAAAAAGAGATCGGCGACATTATTCTGGACTACATGGTCGGCATCTTCCAGCCGCTGGTCCCCGCCATTGCAGGTGCAGGCGTTCTGAAGGCTCTGATGGTGCTGCTGAGCACTCTGGGCCTGATGAGCAGCGGAGATATCGCCTATAAGGTGTTCGTCGGCGTGGCAGATGCAGCTCTGTACTATCTGCCCGTCATGGTCGCCTTCACCACTGCAACCAAGTTCAACTGCAACAAGCTGGTGTCTGTGGCTCTGGCTGCTGCCATGATCCACCCCAGCGTTTCCGCTCTGCTGGCTACCGAGGGCGGTGCTTACTTCCTCGGCATCAAGCTGCAGAACATCGCTTATGGCGGACAGGTATTCCCGGCCATCCTGACCGTCATTTTCATGTCCTTTATTGAAAAGTGGGCCAACAAGTGGTGCCCCAAGGCCATCCGCGTGTTCTTTGTGCCCATGCTGTGCTTTGGCATCGGCTTCCCTGTGGCACTGGTCGTCCTCGGACCTCTGGGCTACAACATCGGTGCCCTGCTGACCACTGTGATCCTGGCTCTGTACAACACGCTGGGCTGGCTGGCCGTTGCTCTGCTGGCTGCCGTGCTGCCCTTCATGATCTCCATGGGCATGCACAAGGCTCTGGTCCCCTACGCAGTTGCTTCTATTTCTGACCCCGGCTTTGAAATGCTGTACATGCCTGCTTCTCTGGCACACAACATTTCCGAGGGCGGTGCCTGCCTGGGTGTTGCTCTGAAGACCAAGGACGAGAACCTGCGCGCTACCGCGATCTCCGCTGGCATCTCCGGCCTGTTCGGCATCACCGAGCCTGCTCTGTACGGTGTTACCCTGCAGCACAAGAAGGTCATGATGTCCGTTGTGGTCTCCAGCTTCATCGGCGGTCTGTTCGTTGGCCTGATGAAGGTCAAGGCATTCGTTGCCATGGGCCCCGGTCTGGCTGGCATGGCCATGTTCGTTGACCCGGATAACGGCAAGAACATCCTGTGGGCTGCAGTTGGTCTGGTGATCTCTGTTGTGGCCTCCTTCGCATTGTCCTTCTTCCTGTATAAGGACGAGACCCCCGCAGAGGATGAGACCGCTGCACCCGCTCCCGAGACTGCTGCAGACGCAGCAGCTGCGGATTCCACCATCAGCAGCCCCCTGCAGGGCAAGGCCATTGCTCTGGAAGAGGTCAAGGATGAAGTTTTCTCCCAGAAGATCCTGGGCGACGGCATTGCCGTGGTGCCCGAGAAGGGTGAGCTGTACGCTCCCGCTGACGGCGTGATCGAGTCCGTGTTCGGCACCAAGCACGCCATCTCCATGAAGACCAATGCCGGTGCTGAACTGCTCATGCACATCGGCATGGACACCGTCAAGCGCGATGGCAAGGGCTTTGATCCGCAGGTCAAGGACGGCGAGACTGTCAAGAAGGGCCAGCTGCTGATGAAGTTTGACCTTGACGGAATCAAAGCAGACGGTTATGATGTAACTACCCCCATCGTCGTGACCAACGCCGATGAGTTCACCATCAAGACTGTGGCCGAGGGCGCTGTGGTGCCCGGTGCCGCACTGCTGAAACTGGAGGCAAATAAATGA
- the yiaK gene encoding 3-dehydro-L-gulonate 2-dehydrogenase yields MRIAYETMLAEFERVLTKYGFSPKRAHEAAEIFAQNSLAGVFSHGLNRFPRVVEYLRKGEIDPAAEAECIASFGAMERWDGKRGFGPLNAKHAMDRAVELAHQFGIGMVALGNNNHWMRGGTYGWQAADAGCIGICWSNTCPNMPAWGAKDNHIGNNPLILAVPRSNGEHIMVDCALSQFSYGKLETMRLAGKQLPVVGGYDADGSLTTDPAAIEETRRMIPIGYWKGSGLSILLDMIGTILTGANSVATIGTFGDEVGLTQIMIAIDPAKFQSADLTDAVIDAIAADVASSEPAEPGREVRCPGMGEHRSRKENMELGIPAAEEKWAEVLAM; encoded by the coding sequence ATGCGCATTGCTTACGAGACGATGCTGGCCGAATTTGAGCGGGTCCTGACCAAATACGGTTTCAGCCCAAAGCGTGCCCACGAAGCAGCCGAGATCTTTGCCCAGAACAGTCTGGCCGGCGTGTTCAGCCACGGGTTGAACCGCTTCCCCCGCGTGGTGGAATACCTGCGCAAGGGCGAGATTGATCCCGCCGCTGAGGCCGAGTGCATTGCCAGCTTTGGTGCCATGGAGCGCTGGGATGGCAAGCGCGGCTTTGGCCCTCTGAACGCCAAGCACGCCATGGACCGTGCCGTAGAGCTGGCACATCAGTTCGGTATTGGCATGGTGGCGCTGGGCAACAACAACCACTGGATGCGCGGCGGCACCTACGGCTGGCAGGCCGCAGACGCGGGCTGCATCGGCATCTGCTGGTCCAACACCTGCCCCAACATGCCTGCATGGGGCGCAAAGGACAACCACATCGGCAACAACCCGCTCATTCTGGCCGTGCCGCGCTCGAACGGGGAGCACATCATGGTGGATTGTGCCCTGAGCCAGTTCAGCTACGGCAAGCTGGAAACGATGCGTCTGGCCGGCAAACAGCTGCCTGTGGTAGGCGGCTACGATGCAGACGGCAGCCTGACCACCGACCCCGCTGCCATTGAAGAGACCCGCCGCATGATCCCCATTGGCTACTGGAAGGGCAGCGGTCTTTCCATCCTGCTGGATATGATCGGTACTATCCTGACGGGCGCAAACTCGGTGGCAACGATCGGCACCTTTGGCGATGAAGTGGGCCTGACCCAGATCATGATCGCCATTGATCCTGCAAAGTTCCAGTCCGCCGACCTCACCGATGCCGTCATTGATGCCATTGCCGCCGATGTGGCATCCAGTGAGCCTGCAGAGCCGGGCCGTGAGGTGCGCTGCCCCGGCATGGGTGAGCACCGCAGCCGCAAGGAAAACATGGAGCTTGGCATCCCGGCAGCCGAGGAAAAGTGGGCCGAAGTGCTGGCGATGTGA
- a CDS encoding NAD(P)H-hydrate dehydratase, with protein sequence MSTEITSEFVWHNIPPRPRDSHKGSFGTVLAVAGSAYYRGAALLAAEGALRTGAGIVTLASVEPVLAAAVARLPECCLCPCVVGAEGGISPESIPQLQRQKATVLLLGPGLGGTAQSTGRAAETRTLVQKLLPGFAGSAVLDADGLNAAAQLLAEGKTLPHPAGELIVTPHPGEMARLTGLSVAQINADRENTACQYAEKWNAVVVLKGCRTVVAAPDGRVCTNPTGNPGLARGGSGDVLAGMTAALLACGLPAYEAAACAVYLHGAAADRAAAALGEYGMLPHDILSQLGRIFAENHR encoded by the coding sequence ATGTCAACCGAGATCACATCCGAATTTGTCTGGCACAACATCCCGCCGCGCCCGCGCGACAGCCACAAGGGCAGCTTTGGCACCGTATTGGCTGTGGCAGGCAGCGCATATTACCGAGGTGCGGCCCTGCTGGCTGCCGAGGGTGCGCTGCGCACCGGTGCGGGCATTGTAACGCTGGCCAGCGTGGAGCCGGTATTGGCAGCTGCGGTGGCCCGCCTGCCGGAATGCTGCCTGTGTCCCTGCGTGGTGGGGGCCGAAGGCGGCATCTCACCGGAGAGCATTCCACAGCTCCAGCGCCAGAAGGCGACGGTGCTGCTGCTGGGCCCGGGCCTTGGCGGTACAGCCCAGAGCACAGGCCGCGCGGCCGAAACACGCACGCTGGTGCAGAAGCTGCTGCCCGGCTTTGCAGGCAGCGCGGTGCTGGATGCGGACGGCCTGAACGCCGCCGCGCAGCTGCTGGCCGAGGGCAAAACGCTGCCGCACCCGGCGGGAGAGCTGATCGTGACCCCGCACCCCGGCGAGATGGCCCGGCTCACCGGGCTTTCGGTGGCGCAGATCAATGCGGACCGTGAAAATACTGCCTGCCAGTATGCAGAAAAATGGAACGCTGTGGTGGTACTCAAGGGCTGCCGTACCGTGGTGGCTGCACCGGATGGCCGCGTGTGCACAAACCCTACCGGAAACCCAGGCCTTGCCCGGGGCGGCAGCGGAGATGTACTGGCCGGTATGACGGCGGCCCTGCTGGCCTGCGGCCTGCCTGCATACGAAGCTGCGGCCTGCGCGGTGTATCTGCACGGTGCCGCTGCCGACCGTGCCGCTGCTGCGCTTGGCGAGTACGGAATGCTGCCGCATGATATCTTGTCCCAGCTGGGCCGGATATTTGCGGAAAACCACAGATAA
- a CDS encoding translation factor GTPase family protein yields METTHKQIVLGILAHVDSGKTTLSEAMLYRSGAIRKLGRVDHKDAFLDTDTLEKARGITIFSKQALLTAGNTDITLLDTPGHVDFSTETERTLQVLDYAVLVVSGTDGVQSHTETLWRLLRRYHVPTFVFVNKMDLPGKSREELLAQLNHRLGEGFVAFDVPQADRDEALALCDENLMDRMLDAGQLTDADIIPAVARRHVFPCWFGSALRRTENDALESVDALLDGIDRYTRPAPALDAFGAKVFKVSQDEQGTRLTWLRVTGGELKVKAQLSGEADGEPWEEKANQLRLYSGVKYTLAEAIGPGQVCAVTGLTKARPGEGLGAERDSDVPVLEPVLSYQVLLPEGADVHAALGKLHRLEEEEPQLHVVWNETLGEIHVQLMGEVQLEVLRSLLAERFGLNVEFGPGGILYKETITEPMEGVGHYEPLRHYAEVHVKLEPLPRGSGMQFAADCREEVLDKNWQRLVLTHLEEKQHLGVLTGAPLTDVKITLIAGRAHLKHTEGGDFRQATYRAVRQGLMLAKSQLLEPWYAFRLEVPVENLGRAMTDIQRMEGSFDPPESGEEAAVLTGFAPVATMRSYPMEVVGYTRGRGHLTLTLDGYRPCHNAAEIIEAVGYEPEHDLDNPADSVFCAHGAGFVVPWDQVRSHMHVDSGWGKSKSPEQETQAVPQRRTAAYRATLEEDAELLKIFERTYGPIKRDPLAAFRPVQKRERPDFDAQQWEILPEYLLVDGYNIIFAWDELNALAKDSLEAARHKLMDILCNYQGYQKCNLILVFDAYRVPGSPGSIEQYHNIHVVYTKEAETADMFIEHVTHEIGKGRRVRVATSDGMEQIIILGHGALRVSARMFHEEVQNVEKQIRKLVQGEA; encoded by the coding sequence ATGGAAACAACGCATAAACAAATCGTTCTGGGCATCCTTGCCCATGTGGACTCCGGCAAGACCACCCTTTCGGAAGCCATGCTCTACCGCTCCGGCGCGATCCGCAAGCTGGGCCGTGTGGATCACAAGGATGCCTTTCTGGATACCGACACGCTTGAAAAAGCGCGCGGCATCACCATCTTTTCTAAGCAGGCCCTGTTGACGGCGGGCAATACGGATATCACATTGCTGGACACCCCCGGCCATGTGGATTTTTCTACCGAGACAGAGCGCACCCTGCAGGTGCTGGACTATGCTGTGCTGGTGGTAAGCGGCACCGACGGTGTGCAGAGCCACACCGAGACGCTCTGGCGGCTGCTGCGGCGCTACCATGTGCCCACCTTTGTGTTCGTGAACAAGATGGATCTGCCCGGCAAGAGCAGGGAAGAGCTGCTCGCCCAGCTGAACCACCGTCTGGGCGAGGGTTTTGTGGCCTTTGATGTGCCGCAGGCCGACCGGGACGAAGCACTGGCCCTGTGTGACGAAAACCTGATGGACCGGATGTTGGATGCCGGGCAGTTGACCGATGCGGACATCATCCCGGCCGTTGCACGCCGGCATGTGTTCCCGTGCTGGTTCGGTTCGGCGCTGCGGCGTACCGAAAACGATGCACTGGAAAGCGTGGACGCTCTGCTGGACGGGATTGACCGCTATACCCGTCCGGCTCCCGCGCTGGATGCCTTTGGTGCCAAGGTGTTTAAGGTGTCGCAGGATGAGCAGGGCACGCGCCTGACATGGCTGCGCGTGACTGGCGGCGAACTGAAGGTAAAGGCCCAGCTCTCCGGCGAAGCAGATGGTGAGCCGTGGGAGGAAAAGGCAAACCAGCTGCGGCTGTACTCCGGCGTAAAGTATACGCTGGCGGAAGCCATCGGCCCGGGGCAGGTGTGCGCCGTCACCGGCCTGACCAAGGCGCGCCCGGGCGAGGGCCTTGGCGCGGAACGCGACAGCGATGTGCCGGTGCTGGAACCGGTGCTGAGCTATCAGGTGCTGCTGCCGGAGGGGGCTGATGTGCACGCGGCACTGGGCAAGCTGCACCGGCTGGAAGAAGAGGAGCCGCAGCTCCATGTGGTATGGAACGAGACTTTGGGCGAGATCCATGTGCAGCTCATGGGCGAGGTGCAGCTGGAAGTGCTGCGCAGTTTGCTGGCAGAGCGCTTTGGCCTGAACGTGGAGTTCGGCCCCGGCGGCATTCTGTACAAGGAGACCATCACGGAGCCTATGGAGGGCGTGGGCCACTACGAGCCGCTGCGCCATTATGCAGAGGTGCATGTCAAGCTGGAGCCTCTGCCCCGCGGCAGCGGGATGCAGTTTGCCGCCGACTGCCGGGAAGAAGTGCTGGACAAGAACTGGCAGCGCCTTGTGCTGACCCATCTGGAAGAAAAGCAGCACCTTGGCGTGCTGACCGGTGCGCCGCTGACGGACGTGAAGATCACCCTCATTGCGGGCCGCGCCCATCTTAAACACACGGAGGGCGGAGATTTCCGGCAGGCCACCTATCGCGCGGTGCGGCAGGGCCTGATGCTGGCCAAAAGCCAGCTGCTGGAGCCATGGTATGCCTTTCGGCTGGAAGTGCCGGTGGAAAACCTTGGCCGTGCCATGACCGATATCCAGCGCATGGAGGGCAGCTTTGACCCGCCAGAGAGCGGGGAAGAGGCTGCTGTGCTCACCGGTTTTGCACCGGTGGCCACCATGCGCAGCTACCCCATGGAGGTGGTGGGCTATACCCGGGGCCGGGGACACCTGACCCTGACGCTGGACGGCTACCGGCCCTGCCACAATGCGGCGGAGATCATTGAAGCTGTGGGCTACGAGCCGGAGCACGACCTTGACAACCCGGCAGATTCGGTGTTCTGTGCCCATGGCGCGGGCTTTGTGGTGCCTTGGGATCAGGTGCGCAGCCACATGCATGTGGACAGCGGCTGGGGAAAAAGCAAAAGCCCGGAGCAGGAGACGCAGGCCGTGCCCCAGCGCCGGACAGCGGCTTACCGCGCAACACTGGAAGAGGATGCCGAGCTGCTCAAAATCTTCGAGCGCACCTATGGCCCCATCAAACGGGACCCGCTGGCGGCATTCCGCCCGGTGCAAAAGCGGGAACGCCCGGATTTTGATGCCCAGCAGTGGGAAATCCTGCCCGAATATCTGCTGGTGGACGGCTACAATATCATCTTTGCGTGGGATGAGCTGAACGCCCTTGCAAAGGACAGTCTGGAAGCGGCCCGCCACAAGCTGATGGATATTCTGTGCAACTATCAGGGCTACCAGAAGTGCAATCTTATTCTTGTATTCGATGCCTATCGTGTGCCGGGCAGCCCCGGCAGCATTGAGCAGTACCACAATATCCATGTGGTCTACACCAAGGAAGCCGAAACCGCAGATATGTTCATCGAGCACGTTACTCATGAGATCGGCAAGGGGCGGCGGGTGCGTGTGGCTACTTCCGACGGCATGGAGCAGATCATCATTCTGGGCCACGGCGCGCTGCGTGTCTCCGCCCGCATGTTCCATGAGGAAGTGCAGAATGTGGAAAAGCAGATCCGCAAACTGGTGCAGGGGGAAGCATAA
- the gpmI gene encoding 2,3-bisphosphoglycerate-independent phosphoglycerate mutase — MAKKPVLLCIMDGFGWVPEETFGNAVVAAKKPHLDALMAKYPMTTINASGMAVGLPEGQMGNSEVGHTNMGAGRIVYQQLTLITKSIKDGEMLQNPVLVKNMKAAIDAGKAIHLMGLVGTGGVHSHADHWFGVLEMAKHLGAKNIYLHCITDGRDTDPHSGKGFLADLQAKLDELGIGKIASVSGRYYAMDRDNNWDREEKAYAAFVYGEGNHAANAAEAIEASYAADKTDEFVLPCVTCEGGRVQDGDTVIFMNFRPDRARQMTRIFCDDAFTGFERRGGRKQVNYVCMAEYDATMPNCEVAYPPVELKNVLGQYLSENGKTQLRIAETEKYAHVTFFFNGGVEAPYEGEDRCVIPSPKVATYDLKPEMSAPEVAAECVKRIESGKYDVVILNFANCDMVGHTGVFDAAVKAVEAVDTAVDQVVSAVLKAGGCAFITADHGNAEKMMNPDGTPFTAHTTNVVPFVAVGCGDVKLREGGCLADIAPTMLPYIGLPVPAEMTGKSIIVE; from the coding sequence ATGGCAAAGAAACCTGTTCTTCTGTGCATCATGGATGGCTTCGGCTGGGTGCCGGAGGAGACCTTCGGCAACGCTGTGGTTGCCGCAAAGAAACCCCACCTCGATGCTCTGATGGCAAAATATCCCATGACCACCATCAACGCTTCCGGCATGGCCGTCGGTCTGCCCGAGGGCCAGATGGGCAACTCTGAGGTTGGCCACACCAACATGGGCGCTGGCCGCATCGTGTACCAGCAGCTCACCCTCATCACCAAGTCCATCAAGGACGGCGAGATGCTCCAGAACCCGGTTCTGGTCAAGAACATGAAGGCTGCCATCGATGCCGGCAAGGCCATCCATCTGATGGGTCTGGTGGGCACCGGCGGTGTGCACAGCCACGCAGACCACTGGTTCGGCGTGCTGGAAATGGCAAAACATCTGGGTGCAAAGAACATTTACCTGCACTGCATCACCGATGGCCGCGATACCGACCCGCACTCCGGCAAGGGCTTCCTGGCCGATCTGCAGGCCAAGCTGGACGAGCTGGGCATCGGCAAGATCGCCAGCGTCTCCGGCCGTTACTACGCCATGGACCGCGATAACAACTGGGATCGTGAAGAGAAGGCATATGCTGCCTTTGTCTACGGCGAGGGTAATCATGCCGCCAACGCTGCCGAGGCCATCGAGGCTTCCTATGCAGCAGACAAGACCGATGAGTTCGTTCTGCCCTGCGTCACCTGTGAGGGCGGCCGCGTGCAGGATGGCGACACCGTCATCTTCATGAACTTCCGCCCCGACCGTGCCCGCCAGATGACCCGTATCTTCTGCGACGATGCTTTCACCGGCTTTGAGCGCCGCGGCGGCCGCAAGCAGGTGAACTATGTCTGCATGGCCGAATATGATGCCACCATGCCCAACTGCGAGGTCGCCTATCCGCCTGTGGAGCTGAAGAACGTTCTGGGCCAGTACCTGTCCGAGAATGGCAAGACTCAGCTGCGCATTGCCGAGACCGAGAAGTACGCTCATGTCACCTTCTTCTTCAACGGCGGCGTGGAGGCTCCCTACGAGGGCGAGGACCGCTGCGTGATCCCCAGCCCGAAGGTCGCCACCTATGACCTGAAGCCCGAGATGAGCGCCCCCGAGGTTGCTGCCGAGTGCGTCAAGCGCATCGAGAGCGGCAAGTACGATGTGGTGATCCTGAACTTCGCAAACTGCGATATGGTCGGCCACACCGGCGTGTTCGATGCTGCGGTCAAGGCCGTTGAGGCTGTAGATACCGCTGTGGATCAGGTGGTGTCCGCTGTGCTGAAGGCCGGCGGCTGCGCCTTCATCACCGCCGACCACGGCAACGCCGAGAAGATGATGAACCCGGACGGCACCCCCTTCACCGCACACACCACCAACGTGGTGCCCTTTGTGGCTGTTGGCTGCGGCGATGTGAAGCTGCGTGAGGGCGGCTGCCTTGCCGACATCGCACCCACCATGCTGCCGTATATCGGTCTGCCCGTGCCTGCTGAAATGACCGGCAAGAGCATCATTGTGGAGTAA